In Rhipicephalus sanguineus isolate Rsan-2018 chromosome 1, BIME_Rsan_1.4, whole genome shotgun sequence, the DNA window gACTTACGACGAAACGTAAGCTTACCGTTCAGTACATGACACATATGCTTACTCGCCTGCTTAAACCTAAAATATCTCGTTTGTTTGTTAATTGTACTTACACAACTTGCAAATGTGGCCTACGAAATATATCATAAACGACTTTGTTTTCCTGGGCTCTACGTTTCACAAATTCCAGGAAGTGACACAGTTCCGCAAATATTTCTTATAGGTACATTTCGCGGTAGCCACTGAAATGTATTCATATCTACGGGGTGACCCAATCTCTTAAGGAATTTTTTGCGGTTTTATGCGATCGCGGAAATCGCACAAATTAGGGCTTCATGAAAAGCAATCGCGGAGCGTGCTGTTTTGTTTATAGCCTACACTAAGAGTAAGAACCTCACCTGTTTGAGGCTGTCCAGCAGTCAGCAGTGCAGCAGACCGTTGATACCTTCTCCAATGTGGCGATGAGAGACGCTTTTTGCTCTCTGTAGAGGATGTCGATCTGATTGACCAGTGACTTCCTGTTTAGCACCGTTGCCGATGGTTGCATTGCATTAATCAAACTCCGGAACTGTTCATTTTCAACGACAGAAAAACACTGCATGTCGGCTACCACGAAGTTCACAATTAGCCTGTCTATGCGACTTTGTGACAGAGCCTTGGGTCGACTCGTTGCTGCAAGGCAGTGTCTGCGTGTCTGCGTCGAACTACCGCCCGCGTGTCTTTTCTCTCCCACGGTGGGACCATGCTCGGCTTTCCTCTTCTTGGAGTCGAACTCCTTCAGAGCAACCGGGTGTTTTTTTGGCGCACAACGAAAGTTTAATTACAGTAACTTCAACTTCATCGGCATAACTCGTTATATACAATGAAACAGGCGTACAAAAGCAGAATCCCGACATTTATAAAGGTGGAACTTACCTCTAGATGCTTCCGCAGGTTTGATGAGGACGTCTTGCTAGTAGAGTACTCTTTTCTGCAAATGCTGCACAACACCGTAATGTTTGCTGCTGTCGTCTTCAACACCGAAAAATATTCACGGTAGGAAGGCCAAGGCAGCGTCTGCTCTGTGTCGACAGACATGCTGTCGAACAGAAAGAGGACTAATACGGAGCGTAAACTAGACGATGCAGACGAAACGATCTTCCAACTTCAACTAAAGGCTCGTAGACACCGAAggctaagggcccgctcacgctagcggcaagcctgccgcaacggtgtggtgccgcagaacgtccgccgtcgccgcacgcgcgagagctgtcctacttgcacggcaagcttcgccggcaagcctccgaaaaacatggccgcactgccaaaagcggttgtcgtccacttcgaatctatcaagtggccgccgtgcgctctatagcgtgtaagctccgaactcgtgcttccatttgctttagattcatgtccttaagcttcgacagtaaTGTATTCGTGCCGACTCGGCCcggttttggagagccatactcaaataatcgatgctgtaggcttagcgagtcgagaagggcgcttccgaatgctcggaggacatagattacgcgtttgttagttgcttctaatcctccatagctgacgctacttgacctggcgccagcttggggacactttatttggttttacgcgacgctttctttaatgccggacagactaaaacgctttattgactgctggaaccatgcctggcaacgacacggacgacatccgcacttttagcgtgaaaagcgcggaaaaaaaagcaagcagctcgaagcctCCCGCGacagacgcacacgacgcggaaagccgaaagcagacgacgcggcgcgccgtagtcatggcaaccgctcctccgtcgctgattggccacgtcgctctgcggcagacggagaacggcacgaaaatgggtctcggagggcccgctcacgctagcggcacggcagctcgccgtttgccgttttccgttctcaggctgccgtgcgcaagcgatttcgttcgcgcacgtcagccgttctttgccgttggaagaataggtccgagacccattttcttgCCGTTCGCCGTctgccggagagcgacgtggccaatcggtgacggaggagcggttaccatgactacggcgcgccgcgtcgtctgctttcggctctccgcgtcgtgtgcgtctgtCGCGGGACGCTTcgcgctgcttgcttttttttccgcgCTTTTCATGCTgaaagtgcggatgtcgtccgtgtcgttgccaggcatggttccagcagtcaataaagcgttttagtctgtacggcattaaagaaagcgtcgcgtaaaaccaaataaagtgtccccaagctggcgccaggtcaagtggcgccagctatggaggattacaaacaactaacaaacgcgtaatctatgtcctccgagcattcggaagcgcccttctcgactcgctaagcctacagcatcgattatttgagtatggctctccaaaacggggcggaataggtacgaatactttgctgtcgaagcttaaggacatgaatctaaagcaaatggaagcatcggtccggagcttacacgctacagagcgcacggcggccacttgatagattcgaggcggTCCCCGCTgctggcagtgcggccatgtttttcggaggctcgccgccgaagtttgccgtgcaagtaagacagctctcgcgcgtgcggcgacggcggacgttgcgcggcaccgcgccgttgcggcatgcttgccgctagcgtgagcgggcccggACCTATTCTtccaacggcaaagaacggctgacgtgcgcgaacaaaatcgcttgcgcacggcagcctgagaacgtcaaacggcaaacggcaagctgccgtgccgctagcgtgagcgggccctaagcgGGGTTTTCAACGCGGCGAGGCAACGAGCGCGCAGGTTCGCGAAACCCTGACCGTACATCTGCGGACGAACAGTGCGGGATCATCTATAAATACGATGCGGGGATTGCAAAGCGACGAAACGCGTGGGAAAAGATCAGGAAAGGAATCGTtgctaaaggctctgttatactccgacgtccgacgcgagcgcccgcgaggacgttgcgttccgtcacgccgagctggcgacgctacgccaggcgcaaatcggtttccgctacagtcgagccggctccaacgcgccggtgcgatcgcatctagaggagcgcatgcgcagtaaagagatgaacgcccgcgccacctgtcaagaaccgacgaaacagcccgcgaagcaggttcctgtacatgcgagtctggcgcgtctggcgcgaaatgcagcagcatctattcggcgccgagcgacgcccgagcgcgccagaagccgtcggccgcgtcggcggtcagcggacgccggactatagagggctgttttttgctgacgtaacgtcgccgtgacgcgcgcgctcgctcgtcgacgttacgctggagtatatcagagccttaaagTCACCCATGCAGCGCGTTCTTAGACGGAGCTTGGTGAACACTGTTGGACAGGGCATGGCTTTGACGAcgtaaacaatgcgacgacgctggctcatgaacgaaaggggggggggggggggggtgtcccgaaattcgtccagccttctacattcccgggcaactttttttttctttttgctgtgacGTCCAACTTCTGCTGACCGGACCCCGGGCCTCGTAAAGTGCTTACACCAATTATCTTAATCGacgcctcgaagaaaagaagACCCCCTTCCCCTTCCCGCCAGAGGCGACGAAGACTGCATGCCGCAGCGGGGTTCTTGAAAGCTTCCGTCAATGGTCCTCGCGGGGCCCACCGCGCAAACACCAGGATCGGGTGGCAGTGTCCTTGGGTAGCGGTCACTGTGGAGGCGAGGCGCCGTGCGCGCCCCTCAGTTTTATGGCATGGGAAAAGTGGAGCGCTTATTGTTGATTCCGTTCATGCCGGGCCGGGCCAGCCATCCCGTCAGCGGGGCTGCTCCCTCCGCTGCTCCCGGGGCTCATTATCGCGTCTTCCGTGAATGACCGCCTGCGACACTCAGGGAGAAGAAGCGACAACTACGGGGAACCGTGCCGAAGACGCCTGTCCCAGTCAAAAAAAGTTAATGGGTCCAATTGGTCATACCAGTTTCTAGCAATTGGTCCCAAATGGGATTAATTGGAAACCAACTGGAATGCCGCACTCCAATAGGAAAGACCAATTGGACCTCACAGTTCCAATTGGTCATTCCAGTTGGTCCACTTTTTGCCATTTGGTCTCCCAATTGGAATGCTTGTTGGTCCAATTGGTTGCACACATTCCAATTGGAAAACAATTGGAACAGAGCATTCCAATTGGCCTCCCAATTGGAATGCTTGTTGGTCCAATTGGTTGTACAACTCCAATTGGGTAGACCTATTGGACGTTTTTCTTCCGATTAAAATTGTTTGATATATATAAAACTTGGCATTTGTTATTAAAATGGCAACTTAAATCGCTATAGGTCGGGGCAGAATTCCAGGCTCAATGAGTCGTCATAATAATTTTTATCTATTCCATTCAATTGTGCCATGTATGCACATTCTGAATTGAAACCTTCATCAGGCTGTGCCCCAAGTTGCAGTTTTAGGCCATTTATGTTCCTTACAAGCtacttttttttctagatttgtGGTATTTATTATAAGGTACATCCTAACTTAAAACAGTGGGACAGTAATAGCATTAACAGCGTTTTGAATATGGTGCAATTAAAAATGCGGCTAGCTCTGCTGGTTTGTGTGACCTACAGCTGTGCTCGTAGAAGCTGTACCTTCAGTCTCCTGCAGAGCAAATGCCTGGACGAAAATAGGCCCATTGCTACAAGCAAGCCTCATCGCttgttttaattatttattttcttgAGTATTTTGTGTAGACATAGCAATGCTCACTCACATGGATATGAGATTAACGATTCCTGTTAGTGCACAAAGGGTGTAGTGCAAATGGAGTGTAAAAATCtggcaggtcccacgcattgtgggaatcagtcgTGTGAAGCAGTAAGCATGCGTCAGCCAATGCCGGATTTTCTGCTTTGAGCCttaagcgttatgaggtggatcgatgtctttgtgtgaATTAGTAGCTCTGCGCatatcgtggacttaccaggcatgtcgagtACACTGGCGCCTGAAGGGTAGCTTATGGCCCGACATAACTTTGGTGCTCACATTGCAACTTACATGTCAGTTtcatcgccacgaagtgcacACTATGGAGCAATGATGTGCATATCTACAGACAagtgcaacgcttgaatatagctagcAGTTATAAGTGCACATATGTAAATTAATCACAGTGATATAATAAATAGGATAGGCAACTCTGCAACCACAATTAGATTTGTCCTGACAGAAGGATTGTacagggtatttttccaaagcagtttgaagcagcgACTCTGTGGaaactgccatgcagaatgccagTGTTTGATTCCGGCTAGAGCCATGATTTTTGTTCTTCGATGCCATCTGGATAATTCACCTATCAATGAAACGGGCTCATTCACGCTGttcgttaagatttccaaagtctgggATGATATAGACTATGAACCACTTATAGCACTTAACCGCATAccatgggtatgtgccacacgactggtggaaaggatttcatgatgcATGCCACAGGGAAGTCGCGTTAAGTCATGGCCTGCAGattgtgttcatcatacattgAAGTGCTCCTGTGCCgattttgatatataccaagagaCAACCACGAGAAcacagacgtaagcggctagatagatagaaacagtcaaagtgcctttggttcactaaAATGACTCGCATTTAACATATATTTCGAAATTTAGAAGAAATACCATTTCCTAGTGCAAAATGAAGCAGGTTCACTGGAAGAAGACTCAACTCCTGAAAAATGTATGAGAAATGCATGCCACTAATGGCAGCAGTGCAAGCATTTGAGATTAGTCTGGACATATTTTAATAGATACACTACGCAACCTCTTTCTGCACAGTAGTGTTCTTGAAATTAATGAAAGCACAGCAGCATAATCTTACTGCTGTTTGCATAAC includes these proteins:
- the LOC125757711 gene encoding uncharacterized protein LOC125757711, producing the protein MSVDTEQTLPWPSYREYFSVLKTTAANITVLCSICRKEYSTSKTSSSNLRKHLEKKHPVALKEFDSKKRKAEHGPTVGEKRHAGGSSTQTRRHCLAATSRPKALSQSRIDRLIVNFVVADMQCFSVVENEQFRSLINAMQPSATVLNRKSLVNQIDILYREQKASLIATLEKVSTVCCTADCWTASNR